CGAGCTTGAGGTATGAACGACGATTCGTTTTGGTTTCGATTTGTCGATCTGGAGCCATCAAAATAACCCCCTCAGCGAACAATTTTAGTACTTATGGCCATGATATTCGTTTTTCAACTAGTTCCGTCTCGAAATTGATTGCACAATGGTTCAACGATGACAGATTCAGGGGACGATTAGTTTTTACCACATACAAATGCGACAAGTTCGATGTGTATCTGCATCGTGAGAGGAGGATAGAGGTAGATTATCAGTGGTGGACACTTGTCAGTGGGGGGTGAGTCCGACACCGTCGGCCAATAATTCGTGCGAGCGCAACGCATCATCGTGGTCGCCGACAACATGTTGAATCATAACTTCGTCGACGTTTACGCGGTCAGCAAGTTGCTCTAATATCTCGATGAGTGTTTCCGGACTCCCAGAAACGGCCCGTGGCCACTCGCCGGAATCGAGTGTGGCTGGTGTTGGCTCGGGAACACCGCCAAGTTCGTCAATAGCCTCCTCAACGGATGGCGTCGTACCGACGACACCGCGCCGCATCCGCTTGTAGGACGCCTCAGCTACCGCTCGGAGTCGTGCCGCCGCTTCGTCGGTTTCAGCACAAACCGCATTCACTGCGACCATTCCTGCTGGCTTGTCGCTACTACCGGCCAGATGGGACGGTTGGAAGTGCTCGCGGTATTCTTCGAATGAGTGGACGGCGAACTGCGGTCGAATGAACGCCGCAAAGCAGTAGGGCAACCCGAGTGTGCCCGCGATAGCCGCACTCGACGGACTTGACCCGAGTACCCACGGAACAGGTGTATCCGCACCTGAGCGGGGAATCTCCAGGTTACTGTAGGCGTGCTCGTCAGGATAGTCGTCATAAAGATGATTAACGACGGCTTCGATCTTTTCGGCATGGTCTTCGTCGGGATTTTGGACGTGTCGTTCCGTTCCGAGGGCTCGGTCGGCGGCCGGAGAGCCGTTTGCCCGACCGAGTCCCGCGTCGATGCGCCCGGGCGCGAGCGCGTCCAGCGCGCCGAACTCTTCTGCAACCTTGAACGGGCTGTAGTGGTTAAGGAGCACCGCTCCCGAACCGAGTCGAATTGAGTCGGTTTCGGCGGCGAGATGTCCGAGGAGAACCTCGGGGGTTGTTCCGGCGAGTGTGTTCGCCATCCCGTGGTGTTCCGCCACCCAGAATCGCGAGTAGCCGAGCCGTTCGGCCTGTCGCGCCGTTTCGACAGTATTCGCGTAGGCTTCGGTCGCGGTTCCACCGTTGGGAACCGGCGAGAGATCGACAATGGAGAGATTCACAACCCCTCTCGGGGATTCCGAAAAATAACGGTTTGGCTAGCGGGCGGTTCTTGCTGCGAATTTGACTCTCCTTGTTCGGACGACCTCGAAGGAACAGATATGTGATCTACGACTCCGTGAGCAACGGAGAAAACGTTCAGTCGGAGGAACGTGCTTGTGAGTGAAGGATATACTGACTGGAAATGTTGTCCAGTATTATTGCTTAGTGTTTCTGACTAGTATTACTGATCTGGCTCAGTCGAATCGAGGATATCACCGTAGGATGGGACGACGTGATGGGTTGCATGCTTTGATTAAGAGTTAGAACTCATCGTTCACCGATAATCGACTGAAGTACTCGAAAATCGGGTCGAGATGGATGCCATCATGTATCGGCCGGGGTTCACGAATCATATCTCGGTCATTCGCCCTGACTGGTCGATTCGACCGCGCGTGACCGGACTGCCAATACGAGACCGGATGTCAATACGATCGCTATCGCAACATGATACACGATGTCCGGAACGGTGCGAGGACCGATCCCAACGGCAATCGTAAAGATTCCGACGAACGTCCCCAATAGTGCAAATGCTTGAACAGCAACAGCGAACGAAAACATCGACCGTGGTTGAATCCACGTAATCGCTAATCCGAGAAGCAAGACGATACCGATTGTTCCCTCGGCTATCATCGCCTCATGATGTTCAAATCCCTGAGTGAGTAGTCCCGCGTGGACAAGGGCAGCGAGGAAGAAAGACGTAGCTTCCACCGCGAGCAATACCCGTACCGTTCGCTGGTTTTCCGTCAGATCGGTTTCAGACGGCGCCATGGTGGTTTGTATGAGTCTCGTGACGGTGAGCATGTGCCCGAACATGTTCTTCCGCTGAGCCTCCACCGATCACGAACGGGGGAACGAGGTCGGTTTGTGTGTTGATGTATTTGCGGCGATACGGCTAACGTCGTCCACCGACAGTACAGTATATGCCCAAAGCACGAGTTCGATTCAGACCACCGGGTGGTTCCCTCGAAGGTCCCTTTCGGTTATCGAGCGAGCACCCCAACGACGAATTCCGGCTCCTGAGTGCGTATCCAACCGACAAAGGATTACTCGTCGTATTGGAAGCAACCATGGCTGAACCGACGATTGTTCTTGACCTGTTCGAGGATGCGCCAGAAACGAGGGTACCTTCCTACGACGTCCTCCACGTGGACGAGCATACGGTATTGCTGCAGTTCCAGCTTCCCTTCGTCCCTGCGCCCTTTCGAGCGTTCTTTGCTTCGGGAACTCTGCCACAACTCCCATACAGTATCGAAGACGGTTGGATCGTCTGTGAATTTACCACCTCCCACGAACGGTTGTCCCGATTCGGTGAGATGTTGGCAGAGGCTGGGTTCGCATTCGAGGTCGAACGTGTTATCCAGTCCGTAACTCCGACCGAACTCTTGACCGACCGCCAGCGGGAGTTTATGAGCGAAGCGCTCGAACAAGGCTACTACGACACGCCACGGCAGTGTTCGCTCACCGATCTCGCCTCCGCACTGAGCGTCAGCAAATCCACGACGAGCGTCGTTCTCCATCGTGCTGAAGAAACGATCGTCAAAGAATTCTTTGCCGTGCCAATCGACGAACCCGAATCCGAACATCGCCAGCGGAGCGGCTCCGACAAGGGGACGTAGAATGGACCAAGGGGCTCGCCTGGAGAGACGGAACATGTTCGAACGAATCTTGAGGAGACATCGGCCCGTCTACACAGTTGATGACATTGAAGTCATGTCCGATCAGATCGAAACACCGAGGAACAGACTGTGCTCGAACGCAAGCGAACGCTGACTACGATGGATCCGCACAGCGCGGACCACCTCGATTCGTCGTCTTCGGCTTCGGCGTCGCCCTTGGGCTGCTCACTGCTCGTCGGTTCCGGCCAAAGCCCGAAAAACGATAACTTCTCCCAAAATCGTTACCGACCGATATCGTACGGTTCGGATGCTTTTTGTGATCGATTTCGGTAATTGATACTTTCTGACCGATCGGGGTTCGACCGTCGGAAGCCAGAATCGAGATTGGGCCTCCCCTTGGACATCAGGGCTTGCAAACGGCTCGTACGCGGTGAATTCCAGTGATTCGTGTTCAGCCGTCCCCTTTCGTTTCATCCACCGCGAACCGAATCTTGACGGTCACGCCCCACATACTGCCACCCATGGCCGGAGCAATCATCACCGGATCGTCGCGAGGAATCGGCCGTGCTGTCGCACGGCGATTCGCGGACGATGGCTACGACGTCATCATCAATTATCGCAACAACGCCGAAATGGCCACATCGGTGGCGGAGACGATCGATCGGGAGACTAGTCGCGAAGCACGCGTCGTCAAAGCGGATGTCAGTGATCCGGGAGACGCCGAAGCCCTCATCACAACGAGCGTCGAGGAACTCGGGAGTATCGACCATCTCGTTAACAATGCGGGCATCGACCAACACGTTTACACGGAACAGCTACCTCCGACAGACTTCGATCGAATACTGGACGTAAATGTTAACGGTGCGTTCAATGTGACGAAGGCCGCGCTGTCATATCTCCGTGAATCCGCGGTTCCGGAAGGACCATCGATAACGAACATCTCTTCGATACTAGCGTACACCGGCGCACCGATAGAGTGTCATTACGCCGCCTCGAAAGCCGGCCTTCTCGGATTGACGAAGAGCCACGCGAGGGACTTTGCTCCCACGATTCGCGTCAACGCGGTCGCTCCTGGCCATATTGAAACGGACATGACTGCCGACCGAACCCCTGCTGAAGCGAACCGGGAGCGCCAACAGATTCCACTCGGCAGGTTTGGTCAGCCGGAAGACATCGCCGACGCTGTGGCGTATCTCCGTGATGCCGGGTTTGTCACCGGGGAGACGCTGAACGTCAACGGCGGCGAGCTTATGCGATGAAGTGATCGACGGTCTCAGTCGTCCATATCTAATGATCGCTCACGGCACGTCGCACATCGCTCGGTCAAATCCTCGATATTGTCGGATTCGTCTATCTCACCGAGGTCAAGCGTATCTTCGTACTCCAACGGTGAGGCGTGATTATATCCCCGTCGTTGTAACTCGTCCACGAGCTCATCGTGGCGTTCGGCTATCCGTGAGGTGTCGATTTGTCCCTTCGCCGCGTGTCCGCGGACTGCATTCGTGTGTTCAGCATGAATATGGCCCACAAGCTGGTGGAGCTCTTTGTGTTCCCCGAGGAGATGCTGACGACAGAGTATTCCCGGTGGAACACACCACATCCGAGTCATATCCGAAATAGGGTCCTCGAACTAAAAGTCTCATTGCTTCGTGAAGCGGTCGGTGGGTCGATACGGGGGACGACGATTCAAATTCACGCCAGAAGGGATTTATCATCGGTAATTATTGTCTCCCACGTTTGGTACAGCACTATCGATGAACTCGCGGATGATATTCGAACGATCTTAAATTTATTAATATTATTAGGAAATATGTTATGTAGATCGGCAACTGAGTACGAATCGCATGAATGATAAGCCAACACATGACAAGTTCGAACGAGTACTGTCACGGCGCGACCTCTTCGTTTTGGCGGTCGGAGCGATGGTCGGCTGGGGCTGGATTATCCAATCCGGTTACTGGATAAACGAGGGCGGGGTCGATGGATCGATACTCGCATTCGTCCTCGGTGGACTGATGGTTTCCGTCGTCGGGCTCATCTACGGCGAGCTCGCCTCTGCGATGCCATACGTCGGTGGTGAACACGTCTATAGCCTTCGAGCACTCGGACCGTTCGGGTCGTTCGTCTGTACCTGGGCACTCGTGTTGGGGTACGTTGGCGTCGTCGTCTTCGAAGTCGTCGCACTTCCGTCGGCACTTGCGTATATCGTGCCCGGCTTCAACGCGATTCAACTCTGGACGGTCGCCGGCGAACCGGTCTACGCGACGTGGATACTCGTCGGTGGCGTTGGTGCCATCGTCATGACGCTGCTGAATTACCGCGGCGTTCGACCCGCGGCACAGTTTCAGACGCTTCTCGCGGTCATCATCGGGCTGGCGGGTATCACACTGACAATCGGTGCGGTCACGAACGGGTCGTCGCCGTCCGCGCCGCCACTCGGTGGTGTCGGGATTGCCGGTGTGTTCACCGTCGCCATCATGACGCCGTTCATGTTCGTCGGGTTCGACGTGATTCCACAAGCCGCCGGTGAGGCTGACGTCGAGCCACGTACACTTGGAATCATCATCCCGATTGCAGTCGGAGTCGCAGCACTGTTTTATATCGCAGTCATCTGGGCGTCCGGCCAGTCAATGTCCGGTTCACAGCTCGTCGAGAGTTCGCTTCCCGCTGCCGCCGCGATGGAAAGTCTATTCGATAGCCTACTGATCGGTCGCATCATGGCGTTAGCTGGTATTGCAGGGATTCTCACAAGCTGGAACTCGTTCCTGCTCGGTGCCAGCCGCGCAGTATATGCGCTCGCCGAATCCGGGATGTTACCTGAATCGCTGAGCGAGATCCATCCCAAGCACAATACCCCCAAGAACGCTCTTCTCCTTATCGGTGGGCTGTCGGTGTTTTCACCGTTGTTTGGAGAACAGATGCTCGTTTGGATTGTCAATGCCAGTGGGCTCGGACTCGTTCTCGCGTGGGTCCTCGTCGTCGTCTCGTTTTTCGTTCTACGGCGACGCGAACCCGATATGGATCGGCCGTTCAAGCTCCCGTATGGCCGTGTCTTTGGCACACTCGCGCTCATACTGACGGTGTTTTTCGTCGGACTCTACCTTCCGGGAGCACCGTCGGCGCTTTCGTGGCCGTTCGAATGGGGAATCATCCTCTTTTGGACACTCCTCGGCGCATGTATGTACGTCATTTCAGGGGATACCACTTCCCACGTGAAACCCAGTGTAGAAGGGCACGATAGGTGATTTCTACTCGTTACGACCGGAATTTACGGAGAGACCTCAACACAGTTCCAGGTTTATGTCCGATAATCCTGTGAATCCAATCGTACTCGACGAGTTCGGTCGAGTTGCGGAGTAACAAATATCACGGTCGATTCCAAACTCCATCTACTGATGGATATTAGCAAAAAATACGACGAAGATCTTCGAAATTTCACCGAACGGTTGTTGACATTCGAAACAACCAGTGGGAACGAAAAAGAGGCACAGGAGTGGCTCTCGGACCGATTAACGGATCTCGGATTCGATGTCTACACGTGGACGGCAAATGCGGACGAGTTGGCCAAAAGCACGACGTTTCCGAGCGCGGACGAGATAGATGTTGACGAACGCCCGAGCGTTGCAGGTGTACTCGAATTCGGAGATCCCGACGCAGGTCCGACTATCATCTTGAACGGCCACATCGATGTCGTCCCTGTCGAGGAATCATCGTGGGAGACGGATCCGTTCGAGCCCACTTGGGATGGGGATTCGCTTACAGCCCGTGGGGCAGTGGACATGAAAAGCAATCTCGCAGCATGTATTTTCGCCGCAAAATACGCACACGAGATGGAAAACAATCTCGATGGTCGCGTCGTCGTCGAGAGTGTCGTCGGCGAGGAAGAAGGGGGTATTGGCGCTGTCGCAGCGGCGCTCTCGAACCCATATCCGTTTGATCGAGACGCCGCAATCATCACGGAGCCGACGGAATTGGACGTTGTGACGGCCGTAGAAGGAAGTGTGATGATGAACCTCGAAATCGAAGGGCGGTCCGCTCATGCAGCCACTCGCTGGGAGGGTGAGTCGGTACTCCCTCATTTTGAGCAAATACGAACGGCGTTTCGCGAACTCGAAGCGGATCGCAACGAACGCGTCACTCACCCACTGTACGAGTCATTCCCAATCTCGTGGCCGGTGAATTTCGGGGCCGTCGATGCGGGGTCGTGGGCATCGAGTGTCCCCGCTCACCTATCGAGCGAGATTCGAATCGGAGTCGCACCCGGTGAGACAAACGATGCAGTCGAATCGGAGTTCCGGGACAAACTCGACGCGGTCACGGCCAAGAGCGATTGGCTTTCGCAGCATCCACCGACGTTCGAGCGCAGAGCGATACAGTTCGAACCCGCAGAAATCAGCGTGGATGAGCCAATTATCACTGCGCTACAAACAGCGATGAGAAACCAGGGGCTGAGCGATATAGAACCGCGCGGGGCGACGTATGGGGCCGATTCACGTCATTATATTGCCGCCGGCATCCCGACCGTCCTTTTCGGAGCGGGATCTATCAAACAAGCCCATTTTCCGAACGAAACCGTAGAATGGCCGGACGTTTTAACGGCGACAGAAGTGCTCACGGACGCTGTCGCTGAGTATCTGTATCTATCAACGGGTGTGATAGAATCGTGAGCAAACACGCCACCCGGCGGTGAAGCCACCGCGCCATAGCTTCTCGATTCGTTTTCCGTATCCACTGGTGACGAGAGTGATTCGCATCGGTAACGGAGTCGCTTTGCAAAGAATGGGGGCTCACCGCCGAGTGAGTAGCTCAACTCGAGTGAGCGAAACGGCGATGAGAACGAGTGTGACGGCCAGCAAGAGAAACACGACGCTGATGACGTTTACTTCGGGTGTCACATTATAACGGATCTGATTCCAGATGTAAATCGGCAGCGTCGTCGTGGACGAGTCTCTGACGAAGTAGGTGTAAACGAACTCGTTGAACGAGAGCGTAAACGCAAGCAACCCACCCGCGATAATGCCAGGGAGGACACTCGGGAGAGTTACTTGTCGGAACGTTTCGAGTTCGTTCGCTCCGAGGTCTTTCGACGCTTCCTCTAATTGGCGGTCGAAGGTCAGGAACGTCGGAAGGATGACCAGCGTCGCGAACGGAATCGTTCTGATAACGTGCGCGATGACGACGGACCAGTATCCTTGCTGGAAGTCGATCGCACCGAAGAACAACACCATCGCGATTCCAGTGACGACGAGTGGAACGACGATCGGGAGCGTCGCAAGCAACTGGAGAACGTCCTTTCCGGGGAAAACGAACCGGTCGATGGCATACGCAATCAACGTCGAGAGAACGACGCTGATGAGCGATGCGACAATGCTTATCTTCAGCGTCGTGACGATGGCGTTCATCGCCGTCTGATTATTCAAGAAAGTGACGTACCACTGGACGGTGAGTTCCTTCGGAGGGAACGCCAAAACGCCACCCTTTGCGAAGGACATGAACACGAGAACGCCGATAGGGAGCCAGAGGAACAGAAAGACGATGATCATCGCGAGGCGTCCTAGGTGTGAGCCGTATTGGTGGACGATCCGTTCGACGGGCCGAAGGACGCGATTCAGCTGGTTCATTGCGCGTCATCCCCCCGTGCGAAAAGGTTGCCACCGGCACGTGCGCCGAGGACGAGTAAGGCGACGACCAGAACCGTGACGATCATCCCGATTGCCGCGCCGAACGGCCAGTTGAACGCCGATTTGAACTGCTCTTCGATCACCATTCCGATCATTACGTTGCTGGTGCCGCCGAGCAAACGCGGAGTGATGAACGAGCCAAACGTTGGAATGAAAACGAGGAGAATACCGGTGATAACCCCATTCGCGGTCGTCGGAAGCGTCACCGTAAAAAACGCCTTGAGTGGCCCAGCTCCGAGGTCTTTCGCCGCATCGATAAGTGCGGGGTCCATGTTCGTCAGCGACGCATAAAACGGCAAGACGGCGAGTGGGAGCCAGACGTACGCGAATCCGATCAACACGGCCTCCTGACTGTACAGTAACCCGATCGGCTGATCGATGATGTTCGTCAGCAGGAGAACCGAGTCCAATACGCCACCGTTTTGGAGGATATTGATCCACGCGTACATTCGAATGATGTAACTCGTCCAGAACGGAAGAATCACGAGTAAGAGCAGAACCGTCGTATACCGCGTAAATCGAACGATACTGTACGCGAGCGTGTATCCGATGACCGTAACGAGTGCCGTCACCTCGGCCGAGATAACCAGGCTTCGCCACACGACGGTCAGGTAGGTGTCCGACGTCAGGAATTGAGTGTAGTTCTGGAGCGTCAGGGGACCGTCGATCTGTCCCTGCCGAAATGAAATGATAAGCATCGACAGCAGCGGCAGTGCGAAAAACAACGTGAGAACGGTGAGTGGTGGGCCAATGATGAGTCCTTTATGGAGTCGCGGACGCTCTCGAAGACCCTGCAGAAGGCTCTGTATAGAAGATTTCGCCTCCGATGGCTCTTCCGAGCGGGTAGCACCGGCCATCACACAGCCTCCTGTAGCGGTGATTGCTCGGCCGGAAAGACGTGCATGTCGTCGGCATTCCAACCGACGATAACGTCGTCATCAACCGCGAACTTCCGGCCGCGGACGTTCGCGGTCAGCCGCCCCAACGGGGTTTCGATTACGTAGATGACGTCGCTACCTTGGTAACTTCGCTCCCGAACCGTCCCCCTCGTTTCGAAAAGGTGACCGTCGGTATCGGAGTCTGAGACCGACACTTTGTGCGGCCGGACACAGACGCGGACCTCTTCACCGGACGAAACGGGCATCGTTCCGTCGTGGGCGAACGAGACGGGTTTTGACTCAACTTCGATCGTAAGTTCGGTTTCCGTTGCCCCCGTCACGACGGCCGGTACCTGATTGACATCGCCGATGAAATCCGCGACGAAGGCCGAATTTGGC
The Haladaptatus caseinilyticus DNA segment above includes these coding regions:
- a CDS encoding helix-turn-helix domain-containing protein; amino-acid sequence: MPKARVRFRPPGGSLEGPFRLSSEHPNDEFRLLSAYPTDKGLLVVLEATMAEPTIVLDLFEDAPETRVPSYDVLHVDEHTVLLQFQLPFVPAPFRAFFASGTLPQLPYSIEDGWIVCEFTTSHERLSRFGEMLAEAGFAFEVERVIQSVTPTELLTDRQREFMSEALEQGYYDTPRQCSLTDLASALSVSKSTTSVVLHRAEETIVKEFFAVPIDEPESEHRQRSGSDKGT
- a CDS encoding ABC transporter permease, with the translated sequence MNQLNRVLRPVERIVHQYGSHLGRLAMIIVFLFLWLPIGVLVFMSFAKGGVLAFPPKELTVQWYVTFLNNQTAMNAIVTTLKISIVASLISVVLSTLIAYAIDRFVFPGKDVLQLLATLPIVVPLVVTGIAMVLFFGAIDFQQGYWSVVIAHVIRTIPFATLVILPTFLTFDRQLEEASKDLGANELETFRQVTLPSVLPGIIAGGLLAFTLSFNEFVYTYFVRDSSTTTLPIYIWNQIRYNVTPEVNVISVVFLLLAVTLVLIAVSLTRVELLTRR
- a CDS encoding ABC transporter permease, with amino-acid sequence MAGATRSEEPSEAKSSIQSLLQGLRERPRLHKGLIIGPPLTVLTLFFALPLLSMLIISFRQGQIDGPLTLQNYTQFLTSDTYLTVVWRSLVISAEVTALVTVIGYTLAYSIVRFTRYTTVLLLLVILPFWTSYIIRMYAWINILQNGGVLDSVLLLTNIIDQPIGLLYSQEAVLIGFAYVWLPLAVLPFYASLTNMDPALIDAAKDLGAGPLKAFFTVTLPTTANGVITGILLVFIPTFGSFITPRLLGGTSNVMIGMVIEEQFKSAFNWPFGAAIGMIVTVLVVALLVLGARAGGNLFARGDDAQ
- a CDS encoding SDR family NAD(P)-dependent oxidoreductase, with the protein product MAGAIITGSSRGIGRAVARRFADDGYDVIINYRNNAEMATSVAETIDRETSREARVVKADVSDPGDAEALITTSVEELGSIDHLVNNAGIDQHVYTEQLPPTDFDRILDVNVNGAFNVTKAALSYLRESAVPEGPSITNISSILAYTGAPIECHYAASKAGLLGLTKSHARDFAPTIRVNAVAPGHIETDMTADRTPAEANRERQQIPLGRFGQPEDIADAVAYLRDAGFVTGETLNVNGGELMR
- a CDS encoding ArgE/DapE family deacylase; this translates as MDISKKYDEDLRNFTERLLTFETTSGNEKEAQEWLSDRLTDLGFDVYTWTANADELAKSTTFPSADEIDVDERPSVAGVLEFGDPDAGPTIILNGHIDVVPVEESSWETDPFEPTWDGDSLTARGAVDMKSNLAACIFAAKYAHEMENNLDGRVVVESVVGEEEGGIGAVAAALSNPYPFDRDAAIITEPTELDVVTAVEGSVMMNLEIEGRSAHAATRWEGESVLPHFEQIRTAFRELEADRNERVTHPLYESFPISWPVNFGAVDAGSWASSVPAHLSSEIRIGVAPGETNDAVESEFRDKLDAVTAKSDWLSQHPPTFERRAIQFEPAEISVDEPIITALQTAMRNQGLSDIEPRGATYGADSRHYIAAGIPTVLFGAGSIKQAHFPNETVEWPDVLTATEVLTDAVAEYLYLSTGVIES
- a CDS encoding APC family permease, whose protein sequence is MNDKPTHDKFERVLSRRDLFVLAVGAMVGWGWIIQSGYWINEGGVDGSILAFVLGGLMVSVVGLIYGELASAMPYVGGEHVYSLRALGPFGSFVCTWALVLGYVGVVVFEVVALPSALAYIVPGFNAIQLWTVAGEPVYATWILVGGVGAIVMTLLNYRGVRPAAQFQTLLAVIIGLAGITLTIGAVTNGSSPSAPPLGGVGIAGVFTVAIMTPFMFVGFDVIPQAAGEADVEPRTLGIIIPIAVGVAALFYIAVIWASGQSMSGSQLVESSLPAAAAMESLFDSLLIGRIMALAGIAGILTSWNSFLLGASRAVYALAESGMLPESLSEIHPKHNTPKNALLLIGGLSVFSPLFGEQMLVWIVNASGLGLVLAWVLVVVSFFVLRRREPDMDRPFKLPYGRVFGTLALILTVFFVGLYLPGAPSALSWPFEWGIILFWTLLGACMYVISGDTTSHVKPSVEGHDR
- a CDS encoding LLM class flavin-dependent oxidoreductase, coding for MNLSIVDLSPVPNGGTATEAYANTVETARQAERLGYSRFWVAEHHGMANTLAGTTPEVLLGHLAAETDSIRLGSGAVLLNHYSPFKVAEEFGALDALAPGRIDAGLGRANGSPAADRALGTERHVQNPDEDHAEKIEAVVNHLYDDYPDEHAYSNLEIPRSGADTPVPWVLGSSPSSAAIAGTLGLPYCFAAFIRPQFAVHSFEEYREHFQPSHLAGSSDKPAGMVAVNAVCAETDEAAARLRAVAEASYKRMRRGVVGTTPSVEEAIDELGGVPEPTPATLDSGEWPRAVSGSPETLIEILEQLADRVNVDEVMIQHVVGDHDDALRSHELLADGVGLTPH
- a CDS encoding pyrimidine dimer DNA glycosylase/endonuclease V, translated to MTRMWCVPPGILCRQHLLGEHKELHQLVGHIHAEHTNAVRGHAAKGQIDTSRIAERHDELVDELQRRGYNHASPLEYEDTLDLGEIDESDNIEDLTERCATCRERSLDMDD